A DNA window from Chryseobacterium sp. MEBOG06 contains the following coding sequences:
- a CDS encoding porin family protein encodes MKRLIVTGILAVAGLTATANAQIQKGNWMVGSSIVASNFGLNTGGGYNISLQPKAAYFIQDNVAVGGYVDLGFNKVTKGSPTNFVYKVGALGRYYVSPGEKGVDNLLHHGRWFLEGNVGVGGTSTEGSNSTTGLDFGAGPGYSYFITPNIGIEGLVKYNGVAGFGSEGLTSTLTFNVGFSIYLPTSKGKQIINDVK; translated from the coding sequence ATGAAAAGACTTATTGTAACAGGGATATTAGCTGTAGCAGGTTTAACAGCAACTGCAAACGCTCAGATTCAAAAAGGTAATTGGATGGTAGGGAGCAGTATTGTAGCCAGTAATTTTGGTTTAAATACTGGTGGAGGCTATAATATTTCATTACAGCCGAAAGCTGCTTACTTTATTCAAGATAATGTAGCTGTTGGAGGATATGTTGACCTAGGATTTAATAAAGTTACTAAAGGATCACCTACCAACTTTGTATATAAAGTAGGAGCTTTAGGACGTTATTATGTATCTCCAGGTGAAAAAGGTGTAGATAACCTATTGCACCACGGAAGATGGTTCCTTGAAGGTAATGTAGGTGTTGGAGGAACATCCACAGAAGGCTCAAACTCTACTACTGGTTTAGATTTTGGTGCTGGTCCGGGATATTCTTATTTTATTACTCCGAACATCGGTATTGAAGGTTTAGTGAAATATAATGGTGTTGCAGGTTTCGGTAGTGAAGGTTTAACTTCTACTTTGACTTTCAATGTAGGATTTAGTATCTATTTACCTACTTCTAAAGGTAAGCAGATCATTAACGACGTTAAGTAA
- a CDS encoding TonB-dependent siderophore receptor: protein MKRHLLSLGLLFAAVSVSSQMKNAEADTIRTQTIEDINLHKTGNPNQARPLSTKSNLTVMENPQPIAIITHEIIEQQQAKQLSDVLQNVNGMYVTSSRGNSQDSFGGRGFSLGNDNIFKNGARVNSGVFPEVSGLERVEVLKGANAMLFGNAAAGGIINMITKKPKFNFGGSVGLNGGSWNSYKPTVDIYGPLSKNIAFRVNGAYEYAESFRDVVKSEKHYFNPSFLFNISPKSQLIIEADYLKNDLTPDFGLGTITKKDGLTYELNSLLPRNAFLGADWQYQNVEQVSTNATFNHQFNEKWSLNAVASYQNYTKDYFSTERVQWGYDSNDRLFWKRPLNKTYNEQNYTSAQVNINGEFRTGRIDHKVLIGADADYSTADSYTYYDPNITDPKKVSLFGTNYLYGTNGNSNGLVYLDDASTWASGSMPSAKTAEKNRINTRRIGVYAQDFISLTKEFKVLAGLRWSYIENMPTINTKFRTNDKGLVNDSSTSDQAISPKVGIVYMPDTNLSVFATYTNSFVANTGKDIYSTIIKPTTVDQYEAGVKKNFWNNALAVNLTVYQINYNNYYQTAAFLADGKTANNDPLIKEFAGKMRSRGVELDITGNPTENLSIIGGFSYNNSVYLDTPDNFGYVEKQRIVRTPATTANASVFYKFTSFAKGLKVGAGAYFIGDRLAGWNDTKNGSTSLDARKGISRSFALKDYTTVNLSVGYDWKKFSIQGKVGNLFDVVNYNVHENYSVNPITPRNYYFTLTYRL from the coding sequence ATGAAAAGACATCTACTTTCTTTGGGACTTCTATTTGCAGCTGTATCAGTGAGTTCACAGATGAAAAACGCTGAAGCAGATACGATCAGAACCCAGACCATTGAGGATATTAACCTTCACAAAACCGGAAATCCTAACCAGGCAAGACCATTATCCACAAAGTCTAATCTGACCGTAATGGAGAACCCGCAGCCTATAGCCATTATAACGCACGAAATTATCGAGCAGCAGCAGGCAAAACAGCTGAGTGATGTTCTACAGAATGTGAATGGGATGTATGTAACCTCTTCAAGAGGGAATTCTCAGGACAGCTTTGGTGGACGTGGCTTCAGTTTAGGAAATGATAATATTTTCAAGAATGGAGCAAGAGTAAACAGTGGTGTTTTCCCGGAAGTGAGCGGTTTGGAAAGAGTTGAAGTATTAAAAGGAGCCAATGCTATGCTTTTTGGTAATGCTGCTGCAGGGGGTATTATTAATATGATTACCAAGAAACCTAAATTTAATTTTGGTGGAAGCGTAGGATTAAACGGCGGAAGCTGGAATTCTTACAAACCAACTGTAGATATCTATGGACCTCTATCAAAGAATATTGCATTCCGAGTAAATGGTGCCTATGAATATGCGGAGAGCTTCAGAGATGTTGTAAAGTCTGAGAAACATTATTTTAACCCTTCATTTTTATTCAATATCAGCCCAAAATCTCAATTGATCATCGAAGCTGATTATCTTAAAAACGATTTAACTCCGGACTTTGGTTTAGGGACGATAACAAAAAAAGATGGTCTTACCTATGAACTGAATAGCCTTTTACCAAGAAATGCCTTTTTAGGAGCAGACTGGCAGTATCAAAATGTTGAACAGGTTTCTACAAATGCTACTTTCAATCATCAGTTTAATGAAAAATGGTCATTGAATGCTGTAGCATCTTATCAGAATTATACTAAAGATTATTTTTCCACAGAAAGAGTACAGTGGGGATATGACAGTAATGACCGTCTTTTCTGGAAAAGACCACTAAACAAAACTTATAACGAGCAAAACTATACTTCTGCTCAGGTTAATATCAATGGAGAATTCAGAACCGGAAGAATAGATCATAAAGTTTTAATTGGCGCAGATGCAGATTACAGTACTGCTGATTCTTATACTTACTATGATCCTAATATAACAGATCCTAAAAAAGTTTCTCTTTTTGGCACAAACTATTTGTATGGTACAAATGGAAATTCAAATGGACTTGTCTACCTTGATGATGCATCAACATGGGCGAGCGGAAGTATGCCAAGTGCTAAAACTGCGGAAAAAAACCGTATCAATACAAGAAGAATAGGAGTATATGCTCAGGACTTTATAAGTCTTACTAAAGAATTTAAAGTATTGGCAGGACTTCGTTGGTCATATATTGAAAATATGCCAACCATTAATACAAAATTCAGAACTAATGATAAAGGACTTGTTAATGACAGCTCCACATCAGATCAGGCAATATCTCCTAAAGTTGGGATCGTTTATATGCCTGACACTAACTTATCTGTGTTTGCAACCTACACCAATTCGTTCGTAGCTAATACAGGAAAAGATATTTACAGCACAATTATTAAACCTACTACTGTTGACCAGTATGAAGCAGGTGTAAAGAAAAACTTCTGGAATAATGCCCTGGCAGTAAATTTAACTGTTTACCAGATTAATTATAACAATTATTACCAGACCGCAGCTTTTCTTGCCGATGGTAAAACGGCCAATAATGATCCTTTGATTAAAGAATTTGCAGGAAAAATGAGAAGTCGCGGAGTAGAATTGGATATTACAGGAAATCCAACAGAAAACCTTTCCATCATTGGAGGGTTCTCTTACAATAATTCTGTATATCTTGATACCCCTGATAACTTTGGATATGTTGAAAAGCAAAGAATTGTAAGAACACCAGCTACTACAGCCAATGCTTCTGTATTTTATAAATTTACAAGCTTTGCAAAAGGCCTAAAAGTAGGTGCAGGTGCTTACTTTATTGGTGACAGATTAGCAGGATGGAATGACACAAAAAACGGCTCAACAAGTTTGGATGCAAGAAAAGGTATCAGCAGATCATTTGCTTTAAAAGATTATACAACTGTAAATCTTTCTGTAGGATATGACTGGAAGAAATTCTCTATCCAGGGTAAAGTGGGTAACCTGTTTGATGTGGTTAATTATAATGTTCATGAGAATTATTCTGTGAATCCTATTACTCCGAGAAACTATTATTTTACTCTGACGTACAGACTTTAG
- a CDS encoding mechanosensitive ion channel family protein: MEKTGITYIDLVYKVLDNWYVTFARLTPKLVVGILVFTFFLITSKYMSQVAVKLFHKFFPKSEKESSLVTLISIFRFLIMMMGTFISLEIMGFSGFLWKFIGSLGVAGVIAGVALKDLVSSIFSGMLIGIDKAFKVGDYITIGTHSGTVQEIGFLTTKILTDDGKKAYIPNQVVFNAPFYNITASPQRRIILNFEIPADEDISKAQKGILEVIKNLDNVDKLDTVEVIFTDLKQGAFNLQVKFWIKVGANLAQIRSKAYLSIKERFDADKIQLVTPTSISITNGETNLPESYQDK, encoded by the coding sequence ATGGAGAAAACCGGAATTACTTATATCGACCTGGTGTACAAGGTATTAGACAACTGGTATGTAACCTTTGCAAGGCTAACCCCAAAACTAGTTGTCGGAATTTTAGTATTTACATTTTTTCTTATCACCAGTAAATACATGAGTCAGGTTGCTGTAAAATTATTTCACAAATTTTTCCCGAAAAGTGAAAAAGAAAGCTCGCTGGTTACTTTAATCAGTATATTCAGATTTCTGATCATGATGATGGGGACTTTTATTTCTCTTGAAATAATGGGTTTCAGCGGTTTTCTTTGGAAATTTATCGGAAGTTTAGGAGTTGCCGGAGTGATTGCGGGGGTTGCTTTGAAAGATCTTGTTTCCAGTATTTTCTCCGGAATGCTTATCGGAATTGATAAAGCATTTAAAGTAGGAGATTATATCACCATAGGAACCCATTCGGGAACGGTACAGGAAATCGGTTTTTTAACAACAAAGATTCTTACTGATGATGGCAAGAAGGCTTACATTCCCAATCAGGTTGTTTTCAATGCACCATTTTATAATATTACAGCTTCACCACAGCGCAGGATTATTTTAAATTTTGAAATTCCTGCAGATGAGGATATCAGCAAAGCACAGAAGGGAATCCTGGAAGTGATCAAAAATCTAGATAATGTAGATAAGTTAGATACTGTGGAAGTAATCTTTACAGATCTGAAACAAGGCGCATTTAACCTCCAGGTAAAGTTCTGGATAAAAGTAGGAGCTAATTTGGCTCAGATAAGAAGTAAAGCTTATTTAAGTATTAAAGAACGCTTTGATGCGGATAAAATCCAGTTGGTAACGCCTACCAGTATAAGTATTACCAACGGTGAGACCAATTTACCGGAAAGCTATCAGGATAAGTAA
- a CDS encoding 5' nucleotidase, NT5C type, whose translation MKKVIVDMDGVMADVYHQLIQFEKRDTGREIEISSLKGKPEIEAFPNGKKHVNEPGFFRTLPLIEGSREAIEYLNNKYELYIVSAGMEFPNSLREKYDWLEEHFPFISWEQIVLCGSKRVVAGDVMIDDYPKNLNHFEGDRLIFTQPHNELVENDTYQRVGSWEEVMAIL comes from the coding sequence ATGAAAAAAGTTATTGTCGATATGGATGGTGTAATGGCAGATGTATACCATCAGCTGATACAATTTGAAAAAAGAGATACCGGAAGAGAGATTGAGATCAGCAGCCTGAAAGGAAAACCAGAAATAGAAGCTTTCCCAAATGGTAAAAAACATGTGAATGAACCTGGTTTCTTCAGAACTTTACCTCTGATAGAAGGCAGCCGTGAAGCGATAGAATATCTGAACAATAAATATGAGCTTTATATTGTCTCTGCAGGGATGGAGTTCCCGAACAGTTTAAGAGAAAAATATGACTGGCTGGAAGAACATTTCCCATTTATCAGCTGGGAACAGATTGTTCTCTGTGGTAGCAAAAGAGTGGTTGCCGGAGATGTAATGATTGATGACTATCCAAAAAACCTGAATCATTTCGAGGGTGACCGGTTAATATTTACTCAACCCCATAATGAATTGGTAGAAAATGATACTTATCAAAGAGTAGGCTCATGGGAAGAGGTAATGGCTATCCTTTAA
- a CDS encoding peptidase domain-containing ABC transporter, whose translation MEITANEQGKRLIRYITKEKKDVTNIYFYAILNGLVLLSVPLGIQSIVSFVMGATMTTSIYILIFFVVIGTWLAGYFRLKVIQIIEKIQQKIFVEFSIAIAEKIPKADLSYTRKYYLPELVNRFFDIQNLQKGISKILLEIPTALIQIVFGILLLSFYHLWFLAFGALVVISVVIIFRYTMESGIKSSIEESNKKYDTAAWIEDIAGSVKTFKMHSDNNSHLKGTDERVVEYLKHRTSHFKILVFQYKTIIAFKVIITLAMLAIGTYLLINQKLNIGAFIATEIVVLSIMAAVEKLIVSLESYYDLIASFAKLSKITELKEEPNGEIILCRKEKGTEIEFKDVGFLFSDSTPILSNLNFKIQENSITILTGTLGAGKTLLINMITGFFEPTAGTILLDRIPLKNIDKQKFRNSIGLYLENMKIVQGTVKENIILGNPKSHTEDILELSENIGIENISSMFSKGFFTEVSETDSEITFSSKKKILLLRALLGEKKLIILENPFAGIHEEYQDKMIQYLQKMKEKATIIIVSQDPELLQYADQHIHMENGTLKTYQKKQ comes from the coding sequence ATGGAAATAACAGCAAACGAACAGGGCAAAAGACTGATACGTTATATTACAAAAGAAAAAAAGGATGTTACCAATATTTACTTTTATGCAATCCTTAACGGCCTTGTTTTACTGAGTGTCCCTTTGGGAATACAGTCTATTGTAAGTTTTGTGATGGGAGCTACCATGACAACTTCTATTTATATTCTCATTTTTTTTGTAGTTATAGGAACATGGCTTGCCGGATATTTCAGACTAAAAGTTATACAGATCATTGAAAAAATCCAGCAAAAAATATTTGTAGAATTTTCCATAGCCATTGCAGAAAAAATACCTAAGGCAGATCTTTCTTATACCAGAAAATACTATCTGCCAGAACTGGTAAACCGGTTTTTTGATATTCAAAATCTACAGAAAGGGATTTCAAAAATTCTGTTAGAAATTCCCACCGCTTTGATCCAGATTGTTTTTGGGATTCTTTTGCTTTCTTTTTACCACCTTTGGTTTTTGGCATTCGGAGCCCTGGTCGTTATTTCTGTTGTTATTATCTTCCGGTATACCATGGAAAGCGGCATAAAATCCAGTATTGAGGAAAGCAACAAAAAGTATGATACTGCTGCCTGGATAGAAGATATTGCCGGATCTGTGAAGACTTTCAAAATGCATTCTGATAACAACTCCCATTTAAAAGGAACAGATGAAAGAGTGGTAGAATATCTTAAGCACAGAACTTCTCATTTTAAAATTCTTGTATTTCAATACAAAACTATTATTGCTTTTAAAGTCATTATTACTTTAGCAATGCTTGCTATCGGGACCTATCTTCTGATCAATCAGAAATTGAATATCGGAGCTTTTATTGCAACAGAAATTGTTGTTCTTAGTATTATGGCAGCGGTCGAAAAGCTTATTGTAAGTCTTGAAAGCTATTATGATCTTATTGCCTCTTTCGCTAAACTTTCAAAAATCACAGAGCTTAAAGAAGAACCAAATGGTGAAATTATATTGTGCCGGAAAGAAAAGGGAACAGAGATAGAATTTAAAGACGTTGGCTTTTTATTTAGTGACAGTACTCCAATCCTTTCAAATCTGAACTTTAAAATTCAGGAAAATAGTATCACTATTTTAACGGGTACACTGGGAGCTGGAAAAACACTTTTAATCAATATGATCACGGGATTTTTTGAACCCACTGCAGGAACCATATTATTAGACAGAATCCCTTTAAAAAACATTGACAAACAAAAATTTAGAAACAGCATAGGTTTATATCTTGAAAATATGAAAATCGTTCAGGGAACGGTGAAGGAAAATATCATATTGGGCAACCCCAAAAGCCATACGGAAGATATTCTTGAACTCTCAGAAAATATAGGAATAGAAAATATTTCCAGCATGTTCAGCAAAGGATTTTTCACTGAAGTTAGTGAGACTGATTCTGAAATAACATTCAGTTCAAAGAAAAAAATATTGCTTCTGCGTGCTCTTCTTGGAGAAAAAAAGCTGATCATTCTGGAAAACCCTTTTGCGGGAATCCATGAAGAATATCAGGATAAGATGATACAATATCTTCAGAAGATGAAAGAAAAAGCGACAATCATTATTGTTTCACAGGATCCCGAACTACTTCAATATGCTGACCAGCATATTCATATGGAAAACGGGACTTTAAAAACATATCAAAAAAAGCAGTAA
- the sucC gene encoding ADP-forming succinate--CoA ligase subunit beta has protein sequence MNLHEYQSKEILSKYGVAIQRGFVANNVDEAVAAAEKLTAETGAQAWVVKAQIHAGGRGKGGGVKFSPNMDKLKENAQNILGMQLVTPQTSAEGKKVHSVLVAEDVYYPGESETKEFYVSILLDRAEGKNTIVYSTEGGMDIEHVAEVTPHLIHNELIDPALGLQGFQARKIAFNLGLEGNAFKEFTKFITSLYNAYVGIDASLFEINPVLKTSDNKIIAVDAKVTLDGNSLFRHKDLEALRDTREEDPIDVEAGEAGLNFVKLDGNVACMVNGAGLAMATMDIIKLSGGNPANFLDVGGTADAQRVQTAFGIILRDPNVKAILINIFGGIVRCDRVAQGVVDAYKAMGSLPVPLIVRLQGTNAVEAKKLIDESGLPVHSAITLEEAANKVKEVLA, from the coding sequence ATGAATCTTCACGAGTATCAATCAAAAGAGATTTTATCAAAGTACGGAGTAGCTATCCAACGTGGTTTCGTTGCCAACAACGTAGATGAAGCTGTAGCAGCTGCTGAAAAATTGACTGCTGAAACCGGAGCACAGGCTTGGGTTGTAAAAGCACAGATTCACGCAGGTGGTCGTGGTAAAGGTGGTGGTGTTAAGTTTTCTCCAAACATGGATAAGTTGAAAGAAAACGCTCAGAACATTCTGGGAATGCAGTTGGTAACTCCACAAACTTCTGCTGAAGGTAAAAAAGTACACTCTGTTTTGGTTGCAGAAGATGTTTATTATCCTGGAGAATCTGAAACTAAAGAATTTTATGTTTCTATTCTTTTAGACAGAGCTGAAGGGAAAAATACAATCGTATATTCTACTGAAGGTGGTATGGATATTGAGCATGTTGCAGAAGTAACTCCTCATTTGATCCACAACGAACTTATTGATCCTGCTTTAGGTCTTCAAGGGTTCCAGGCAAGAAAAATCGCTTTCAACCTAGGTCTTGAAGGAAATGCTTTCAAAGAATTTACAAAGTTCATTACTTCTTTATATAACGCATATGTAGGAATTGATGCTTCTCTTTTCGAAATCAACCCAGTATTAAAAACTTCTGATAATAAAATTATCGCTGTAGATGCTAAAGTAACTTTAGATGGTAACTCATTGTTCCGTCACAAAGATCTTGAAGCATTAAGAGATACAAGAGAAGAAGATCCTATCGATGTTGAAGCCGGTGAAGCTGGTCTTAACTTCGTAAAACTGGATGGTAACGTTGCTTGTATGGTAAACGGAGCTGGTCTTGCAATGGCAACTATGGATATCATCAAATTATCAGGTGGTAACCCGGCTAACTTCCTTGACGTAGGGGGGACTGCTGATGCTCAGAGAGTGCAGACTGCTTTCGGAATTATCTTAAGAGATCCAAACGTAAAAGCGATCTTGATTAACATCTTCGGAGGTATTGTAAGATGTGACAGAGTTGCTCAGGGAGTTGTAGATGCTTACAAAGCTATGGGTAGCCTTCCGGTTCCATTGATCGTAAGATTACAGGGAACTAACGCAGTAGAAGCTAAAAAACTAATTGATGAGTCTGGTCTTCCGGTACACTCTGCAATTACATTAGAAGAAGCAGCAAACAAAGTAAAAGAAGTTTTAGCTTAA
- a CDS encoding ABC-F family ATP-binding cassette domain-containing protein, whose protein sequence is MNYVSAENLTKSYGIKVLFENISFHINEGDKIAIVAKNGSGKSTLLKILMGKEIADSGTAIINKDIQVVLFDQEINYDPKLSIEEFMMTLDSKPILALKNYHKSLHSTDHDFIEKALAEMEVHKAWDLENEMKQILSQLKITDLDAKMGTLSGGQIKRVALAKLLTETRAEHRHTLLIMDEPTNHLDVDMVEWLENYLNKAKITLLLVTHDRYFLDSVCDIIWEIEDNNLYFHNGSYATYLENKMIREENLNATIDKANNLYRKELEWMRRQPKARTTKSKSRIDSFYETEKVAKTDTRKDGLELDFEMKRLGNKILELKHIDKSFGNKVLLKDFSYQFQRGEKVGIIGKNGAGKSTLLNIIQGLEKADHGEIETGETISFGYFAQKGLTYKEDERVIDFIKEIAEFYPLANGKSLSASQFLRLFLFDDQSQYSPISKLSGGEKRRLHLMYILYQNPNFLIFDEPTNDLDLPTLTVLENFLQQFQGSLIIVSHDRYFMDRIVDHVLAFEGDGKIRDFVGNFSEYRDAKSREDALEKNTAVKAEPAKEKVSAAETPSSSTSKRKLTFKEQRELETIEKEMPELEKQRAKILDQLNNEADYEKIAKLSSELEMVSGKLEDHEMRWLEIQELL, encoded by the coding sequence ATGAATTACGTTTCTGCAGAAAATCTTACCAAATCTTACGGCATCAAAGTTTTGTTCGAAAACATTTCTTTCCACATCAATGAGGGAGACAAAATTGCCATTGTTGCCAAAAACGGAAGTGGGAAATCTACCCTTCTGAAAATATTAATGGGTAAAGAAATTGCAGACAGTGGTACTGCGATCATCAATAAAGATATCCAGGTAGTACTTTTTGACCAGGAGATCAATTATGATCCTAAACTAAGCATTGAAGAATTCATGATGACTCTGGATTCAAAACCAATTCTGGCGTTAAAAAACTATCATAAGTCTCTTCATTCTACTGATCATGACTTTATTGAAAAAGCATTAGCAGAAATGGAGGTTCATAAAGCCTGGGATCTTGAAAATGAAATGAAACAAATCCTTTCTCAGCTTAAGATCACCGATCTGGATGCTAAGATGGGAACACTTTCAGGAGGGCAGATCAAGCGTGTGGCACTGGCAAAACTATTAACAGAGACCAGAGCTGAACACAGACATACTCTTCTTATCATGGATGAACCTACCAACCACCTGGATGTGGATATGGTAGAATGGCTTGAAAACTATCTGAACAAAGCCAAGATCACTTTGCTGCTGGTAACCCACGACCGATATTTTCTGGACAGTGTCTGTGACATTATCTGGGAGATAGAAGATAATAACCTATACTTTCACAACGGTTCGTATGCTACTTATCTGGAGAATAAAATGATCCGTGAGGAAAACCTTAATGCTACCATTGATAAGGCCAACAACCTTTACAGAAAGGAACTGGAATGGATGAGAAGACAGCCAAAAGCCAGAACTACAAAATCAAAAAGCAGGATTGATTCTTTCTACGAAACAGAAAAAGTAGCCAAAACCGACACCAGAAAGGATGGACTGGAACTGGATTTTGAAATGAAACGTCTGGGGAATAAAATCCTTGAACTTAAACATATTGATAAAAGTTTTGGCAATAAGGTTCTTTTAAAAGATTTCAGCTACCAGTTTCAACGTGGTGAGAAGGTGGGAATCATCGGAAAGAACGGAGCCGGAAAATCTACTCTGTTAAATATTATCCAGGGGTTGGAAAAAGCTGATCATGGAGAGATTGAAACGGGAGAAACTATTTCTTTCGGATATTTTGCACAGAAAGGGCTTACTTATAAAGAGGATGAGCGTGTCATAGATTTTATCAAAGAAATTGCAGAATTTTATCCTTTAGCCAATGGAAAAAGTCTTTCCGCATCACAGTTTTTAAGATTATTTTTATTTGACGACCAGAGTCAGTATTCTCCTATCTCAAAACTTTCAGGAGGGGAAAAAAGGAGACTTCACCTGATGTATATTCTTTATCAGAATCCTAACTTCCTAATTTTTGATGAGCCTACAAATGATCTGGATCTTCCAACATTAACGGTTCTAGAAAATTTCCTTCAGCAATTCCAGGGATCATTGATTATCGTTTCTCACGACAGGTATTTTATGGACAGAATTGTAGATCATGTTCTGGCGTTTGAGGGTGATGGAAAAATCAGAGATTTTGTAGGAAATTTCTCAGAATACCGCGATGCGAAAAGCCGTGAAGATGCTTTGGAAAAAAATACGGCTGTAAAAGCTGAGCCGGCTAAAGAGAAAGTATCTGCCGCAGAAACTCCTTCGTCTTCTACTTCTAAAAGGAAATTAACATTCAAAGAACAAAGAGAGCTGGAGACTATTGAAAAAGAAATGCCTGAACTGGAAAAGCAACGCGCTAAGATTCTTGATCAGCTTAATAATGAAGCTGATTATGAAAAAATAGCCAAACTTTCCTCCGAACTTGAAATGGTATCCGGAAAACTGGAAGACCACGAGATGAGATGGCTGGAAATTCAGGAGCTGCTGTAA
- a CDS encoding peroxiredoxin has product MSIKLGDTAPNFQAESSLGDINFYNYLGDSWGILFSHPADYTPVCTTELGYTAKLQSEFDARGTKVIALSVDGVEDHQNWVKDINETQNTNVQFPIIADKDKKVSELYDFIHPNASVTATVRSLLIIDPAKKVRLIITYPASTGRNFDEILRVLDSLQLVDRHKIATPVNWEEGEDVIIPPSISTEEAREIFPKGVTEIKPYLRYTPQPDI; this is encoded by the coding sequence ATGTCGATCAAACTAGGAGATACAGCACCCAACTTTCAGGCAGAGTCATCTTTAGGTGACATCAATTTTTATAATTATTTGGGAGATTCATGGGGAATTCTTTTCTCACATCCTGCAGATTATACGCCGGTTTGCACTACAGAGCTGGGGTACACAGCAAAATTACAATCTGAATTTGATGCAAGGGGAACAAAAGTAATTGCTTTAAGTGTAGATGGAGTAGAGGATCATCAAAATTGGGTGAAAGACATCAATGAGACACAGAATACCAATGTTCAGTTTCCGATTATTGCTGATAAGGATAAGAAAGTTTCGGAGTTATATGATTTTATTCATCCCAATGCTTCAGTTACTGCTACGGTACGCTCTTTACTGATCATTGATCCTGCGAAAAAAGTAAGACTGATTATTACCTATCCGGCCTCTACAGGAAGGAACTTTGATGAGATCCTTAGAGTGCTGGATTCTTTACAGTTGGTAGACCGTCATAAAATTGCGACCCCGGTGAATTGGGAAGAAGGGGAAGATGTTATTATACCGCCTTCAATTTCCACGGAGGAAGCCAGAGAAATATTTCCAAAAGGGGTAACGGAAATAAAACCGTATTTACGATATACGCCCCAGCCTGATATATGA
- a CDS encoding Gfo/Idh/MocA family oxidoreductase: MQLIKAGLCAFGMSGKVFHAPFLKEHPGFFISAIVERSKEESKEKYPEATIYHSVEEMLKQADIELVIVNTPVQTHYEYAKKALEAGKNIIVEKPFTVNVSEAEELTVLAEEKGLFISVYQNRRFDRDYLQVQKMINGGKLGTIKEAEIRFDRFRTTPSGKQHKENPDQIGSGSLHDLGAHLVDQAVQYFGYPEKLFADVFSMKGPEFANDYFEILLFYKNDLRVRLKSSVFSKEAHNAYTFHGNKGSFLQERTDNQENELVAGAIPVYGTDWTQPLNGTDGILNFLNEESETERVLTSSEAGNYMDYYQKIYEHIVFGYALPSPGKEVILNMKIIDASLKSAKEEKIVEL; encoded by the coding sequence ATGCAATTGATAAAAGCGGGACTTTGTGCCTTTGGAATGAGCGGAAAAGTTTTTCACGCACCCTTTTTGAAAGAACATCCGGGTTTCTTCATTTCTGCTATCGTAGAAAGAAGTAAAGAAGAATCTAAAGAAAAATATCCTGAAGCAACTATTTATCATTCTGTAGAAGAAATGCTTAAGCAGGCAGATATAGAATTGGTGATTGTTAATACTCCGGTTCAAACACATTATGAATATGCAAAAAAAGCACTGGAAGCAGGGAAAAATATCATTGTTGAAAAGCCTTTTACAGTTAATGTTTCTGAAGCTGAAGAATTAACAGTACTTGCAGAAGAAAAAGGACTCTTTATAAGTGTATATCAAAATAGAAGATTTGACCGTGACTATTTGCAGGTTCAAAAAATGATAAACGGAGGTAAATTAGGGACTATTAAAGAAGCTGAAATCCGTTTTGATAGATTTCGTACCACCCCAAGCGGGAAGCAGCATAAAGAAAACCCAGATCAGATAGGTTCCGGTTCACTTCATGATCTTGGAGCGCATCTCGTAGATCAGGCAGTGCAGTATTTTGGATATCCTGAAAAACTTTTTGCTGACGTTTTTTCTATGAAAGGTCCGGAGTTCGCTAATGATTACTTTGAAATTCTCTTATTCTACAAAAATGATTTAAGAGTAAGACTTAAATCTTCAGTGTTCAGTAAAGAGGCCCACAATGCATATACTTTTCATGGAAATAAAGGAAGCTTTCTACAGGAAAGAACCGATAATCAGGAAAATGAACTTGTAGCCGGAGCAATTCCTGTATATGGAACAGATTGGACACAGCCATTAAATGGTACAGACGGAATTTTAAACTTTTTAAATGAAGAATCCGAAACAGAGAGAGTTCTGACCTCTAGTGAAGCCGGAAATTATATGGATTACTACCAGAAGATTTACGAACACATCGTTTTTGGATATGCTTTACCATCTCCCGGAAAAGAAGTCATTCTGAATATGAAAATTATAGATGCTTCTTTGAAAAGTGCCAAAGAAGAAAAAATAGTAGAATTATAA